A window of the Desulforapulum autotrophicum HRM2 genome harbors these coding sequences:
- a CDS encoding ATP-binding protein, whose protein sequence is MKRKEDFINDKRRISYLGATYNRIYRRQSVLIEGDYGVGKTRFLKLLQPKKLHAVWVESLFNIHETLASILKKLNYDTIATYRRTPQYLEMICSLSNCFILIDEANDLDPRVWPYLKRVIDAGVPIVFAGLPKVRTFLTREHPDILSRLKTLILYPIVVEDFIVEYKDIEQEAIEQIYMTTKGDMRKFREICTDCRDRAKELKYTFVDINLALEFLSDLPPQ, encoded by the coding sequence ATGAAACGAAAAGAAGATTTTATAAATGACAAACGCCGCATTTCTTATCTGGGGGCCACATATAACCGAATCTATCGTAGGCAGAGCGTCTTGATCGAGGGTGATTATGGCGTGGGTAAAACCCGTTTCTTGAAATTGCTGCAACCGAAAAAACTTCATGCCGTCTGGGTGGAGTCACTGTTCAACATACATGAAACCCTGGCATCGATTTTAAAGAAGCTAAATTACGACACAATCGCCACCTACCGGCGAACCCCTCAATATTTGGAAATGATATGCAGTCTGTCCAACTGCTTTATTTTAATCGACGAGGCAAACGATCTTGATCCCCGGGTCTGGCCCTACCTCAAAAGGGTTATCGATGCCGGTGTTCCCATTGTATTTGCAGGATTACCAAAGGTGAGGACCTTTTTAACCCGCGAGCATCCAGACATCCTCAGCCGCTTGAAAACGCTTATTCTATACCCGATTGTGGTAGAAGATTTCATTGTCGAGTACAAGGATATTGAACAGGAGGCCATTGAACAGATTTATATGACGACCAAAGGCGATATGAGAAAATTCAGAGAAATTTGTACAGACTGCAGGGACAGAGCAAAGGAGTTGAAATACACCTTTGTTGACATCAATCTTGCCTTGGAATTTCTCTCTGATCTTCCTCCTCAATAA
- a CDS encoding integrase, with amino-acid sequence MDTDNLKVIPTLTLDDRFNLLLHKKIMNKKGSAKRASKKYYKDQYQKTGIIPGPLLLVEKKVMEGRKCSGRPRSFSEQVRRRFIEMVKESCDPSSQRFIFITHKARTIKNYHHWLEKEFKKRISIHALRHCVYRENLKSYLNKPDFEDDIPVKNSFKPEPVFDLIQMDGCIFRYFKIRNDKGHWQKPQVIEFYDTGSRYMFVLDAYFSESSWNSVNLFTKFLLDRPFPQKKIRIRPDNAKGFLNLKRPINDLNLKHSTPNGFYMEPDFSRIHAPKDKAHLESSHRSLHNFEIRIIKAFEKRIVKTEPGYIFKKGKQEKITVTLLDINLDELKTSSLMEEYRHEHNCTRHYFSEKGKVSAWVPDKKLTDFFKTFTSTLTFCTDQVKEHMKYGFRKTKATVSKQKTIRFENQDYYVTMGADKFSSHKSTPVQISRYNDKLFLFEPREDGIFWGEALARKPFEKPLKVLTILPDKNELDQIIAFLEHNSMVVDRPLLIKNYKKGLSMPMAKQILQHNQKRYTTYIKKMQQPTNIKGAVLFNAFILDCESHYRRIHVAPYAFSGEI; translated from the coding sequence ATGGACACGGATAACCTGAAGGTCATACCTACTCTGACGCTTGATGACCGTTTCAATCTTTTGCTCCATAAAAAGATCATGAACAAAAAAGGCTCGGCCAAACGAGCAAGTAAAAAATATTACAAAGATCAATATCAAAAAACCGGCATTATTCCGGGGCCACTCCTACTTGTGGAAAAGAAGGTTATGGAAGGCCGCAAGTGCAGTGGACGTCCCCGTTCTTTCTCCGAACAGGTCCGCAGACGTTTTATAGAAATGGTAAAAGAGTCGTGTGATCCGTCAAGCCAACGGTTCATCTTTATTACCCATAAGGCAAGAACCATTAAAAATTATCACCACTGGCTTGAGAAAGAGTTCAAAAAGAGGATCTCCATCCATGCCCTCAGGCACTGTGTTTACCGTGAAAACCTCAAATCATATTTGAATAAACCAGATTTCGAGGACGATATTCCGGTCAAAAATAGTTTTAAACCAGAACCGGTGTTTGATCTGATCCAGATGGATGGCTGTATTTTTAGATATTTTAAGATCAGAAACGACAAGGGTCATTGGCAAAAGCCCCAGGTCATAGAATTTTATGATACGGGCTCTCGTTATATGTTTGTCCTGGATGCGTATTTTTCCGAAAGCAGTTGGAACTCCGTGAACCTGTTCACCAAATTTTTACTGGATAGGCCATTTCCCCAAAAAAAGATTCGTATCCGGCCGGATAATGCCAAGGGCTTTTTAAATCTTAAGCGCCCCATCAACGACTTGAATTTGAAACATTCCACCCCGAACGGGTTTTATATGGAACCTGATTTCTCAAGGATCCATGCTCCCAAGGATAAGGCTCACCTGGAATCATCCCACCGCAGCCTTCATAATTTTGAAATCCGAATCATCAAGGCGTTTGAAAAAAGGATCGTAAAGACAGAGCCCGGGTACATCTTCAAAAAAGGAAAACAAGAAAAAATCACCGTTACCCTCCTTGATATAAATTTGGATGAGTTAAAAACAAGCTCACTTATGGAGGAATATCGCCATGAACACAACTGTACACGCCACTATTTCTCTGAAAAAGGAAAAGTCAGTGCCTGGGTGCCGGATAAAAAGCTCACAGACTTTTTTAAAACATTTACCAGCACACTGACCTTTTGTACTGATCAGGTCAAGGAGCACATGAAATATGGATTTAGAAAAACAAAAGCCACGGTATCAAAGCAGAAGACCATCAGATTTGAAAATCAGGATTACTATGTGACCATGGGTGCAGACAAGTTCAGCTCCCATAAAAGTACACCCGTTCAGATATCCAGATACAATGACAAGCTTTTCCTTTTTGAGCCCAGGGAGGATGGTATTTTTTGGGGAGAAGCCCTTGCCCGAAAGCCCTTTGAAAAGCCGTTAAAAGTATTGACCATATTGCCGGACAAAAATGAGCTGGATCAGATCATCGCCTTTTTGGAGCACAACAGCATGGTCGTCGATCGGCCCCTCCTGATTAAAAATTATAAAAAAGGTCTTTCCATGCCCATGGCAAAGCAAATCCTTCAGCATAACCAGAAAAGATACACCACCTATATAAAAAAGATGCAGCAACCCACGAATATAAAAGGGGCAGTGCTGTTCAATGCTTTTATTCTCGATTGTGAAAGCCATTATCGAAGAATCCATGTGGCACCGTATGCGTTTTCTGGAGAAATATGA
- a CDS encoding CHC2 zinc finger domain-containing protein, whose protein sequence is MPKKFSSQELFELRNFIPVEMLIREQLEMPSKISEGFFRFLCPICNEFQTAINPATNLARCFRCEKNFNTIDLVMTVQRIGFKESVLFLKRLMVKVPNQNKDARQGLQNFIGGIGQTMPGGLG, encoded by the coding sequence ATGCCAAAAAAATTTTCATCCCAAGAGTTGTTTGAATTAAGAAATTTTATCCCTGTGGAGATGTTGATAAGGGAGCAACTGGAAATGCCATCAAAAATCAGTGAAGGCTTTTTCCGTTTTCTGTGCCCGATCTGTAATGAATTCCAGACAGCCATAAACCCAGCCACCAACCTGGCCCGGTGCTTTCGATGTGAAAAAAACTTCAACACCATCGATCTTGTGATGACTGTTCAGAGAATCGGGTTTAAAGAGAGCGTTCTGTTCTTAAAACGCCTGATGGTCAAAGTTCCGAATCAGAACAAAGATGCCAGACAGGGGTTGCAAAATTTTATCGGAGGCATCGGCCAGACCATGCCGGGAGGATTAGGATAA
- a CDS encoding transposase yields MYEDTRRPLKGVFGQTLIKLTYSSGGKQHEKEEKKLHPGKKVTILKRHLVNKFAVSDLCDKYKLQPTVFYRWQKEFFENGASAFTRDTMRQKSEENDRIKMHSGSIK; encoded by the coding sequence ATTTATGAGGACACCCGAAGGCCTCTCAAAGGGGTTTTCGGTCAGACACTAATTAAATTAACATACTCGAGCGGAGGTAAGCAACATGAAAAGGAAGAGAAAAAGCTACACCCCGGAAAAAAAGTAACCATTCTGAAACGGCATTTGGTTAACAAGTTTGCGGTATCGGATCTGTGTGATAAATACAAATTGCAACCAACCGTGTTTTACCGGTGGCAGAAAGAGTTTTTTGAGAATGGAGCGTCGGCCTTTACCCGAGATACGATGCGACAAAAGAGCGAGGAGAATGATCGGATAAAGATGCATTCTGGCAGTATCAAGTAA
- a CDS encoding DUF7379 domain-containing protein codes for MSGPIKLPSGLCVTLSEGLTLSEKKPGKKGRRGVRQRTPGVVPLPGAANTMDDQETSGIIDSLVDQDMTLVGTVPIATSPVSQPVKRRFGKFTSHNATIEVDLDTNENAVVLLEQDGFYTWHFDGVEPPLSGTEPKISHHSSKRGARTVTFQLSLGTSSTGGKKKRGWLGDLIVENVQAFVFKYAGRFLLKHGAAFLERKVRTGWVALDSDNPLEWPELPDLSTVELPEHRAARILLFVHGTFSNTTGGFGALGATPWGRSFLQATRANYDTVIGFDHQTLCVDPLANATALLQGLESRTWLQPAKIDVVCHSRGGITVRSLIEYLLPAATIPIQIERVVFVGAVNGGTELAEPDNWKSLINLYTNLAVGACRAIAMFPQATFAAQLMGGVLKSVGSLAKILVDEAITEKAVPGLAAMEPDGDFIHQLNQSQPGQPTAIESRYYAVTSDFDAKSALENLKELPRQLLLALADGVVDQLMGTSNDLVVNLSSMKHIDAQSGRYIKDSLDFGQNGIVFHTNYFLQPQVTNALARWFDLEFPQVASPARIRGVKAGGVAIPEKTLARLDHDVLVALAEDSGMDTLERIQSNIPSYVVIERQWDEQILHYAFAAEEVIELASQQPEAILMDSLGLHETEASAEGPVDALPPSHEGAQRSCSKRVIGLEDGRVIGVAESEVLATSVDDLVLLADQVSSPIDDKGLVVARRVMPRFVHSKPPLFRNLIDSVSLPVDFAFDRSDGVSVRRTRGHSSGHAGAIISEPTPVLPPAVTCHALAEMDDEVVIGEVTSLDVTLSREIIGATKAVAAQGEISVKTDRKLTVELIPKKNFMAAGETRVEIDVPEDMQPEQLIFDVKATDAGEGEILVRVRQGVRPLVNLSLKTTIIAARTRPPVRRPQEATVIEEEPGPQPEHELSIFELERGGKWLYQFILRAPDLGVLGSWESKPFKGDRSDFIAEIYEDIEQRYLSNKEDYEQFQQELREVGAGLWDELFPEELQDTLWEYRDQIDNIMVLAEEPFIPWELVHFKPPKSGLPPETRFLGEFGLIRWLHNVGWPPVQLRAREGRCHYVIPYYPHPEYQLDEAEKEVDFLESSFKATLVEPHIAPVRKFLESKDGFDLLHFACHGFASSVDINRAELLLQGRIEGANYVTEKLRVSVIEQLSGIVADNGCRPIVTLNACQAGRAGYKMTSIGGFSRAFLKQGAGMLVATLWSVGDLPASKFTEMLYKRLLKNDNLGKAATAARLAAKQEGEATWLAYTVYGNPYATLSTD; via the coding sequence ATGAGTGGTCCAATTAAACTTCCATCAGGATTATGTGTTACTTTATCGGAAGGACTGACCCTCTCAGAAAAAAAGCCTGGCAAGAAAGGAAGGCGAGGGGTTAGGCAACGTACACCGGGTGTGGTCCCTCTTCCTGGTGCTGCGAATACAATGGACGATCAGGAGACGAGTGGAATCATCGATTCCCTCGTTGACCAGGATATGACTCTGGTTGGTACTGTACCCATTGCGACTTCGCCAGTTTCTCAGCCAGTAAAAAGGAGATTCGGCAAATTCACTTCGCATAATGCGACAATTGAAGTCGATCTGGACACCAATGAAAATGCGGTGGTCCTGCTTGAACAGGATGGATTTTACACTTGGCATTTTGACGGGGTAGAACCACCTCTATCTGGGACGGAACCGAAAATTAGTCACCACAGTAGCAAAAGGGGCGCTCGAACAGTAACTTTTCAGCTGTCTCTTGGAACTTCCTCCACAGGGGGCAAGAAAAAGCGTGGCTGGCTGGGCGACTTGATTGTGGAAAATGTCCAGGCTTTTGTTTTCAAGTATGCGGGACGGTTTCTACTGAAACACGGTGCGGCGTTCCTGGAACGCAAAGTGCGCACAGGATGGGTCGCATTAGATAGCGACAATCCCTTGGAGTGGCCGGAATTACCTGATCTGTCAACTGTTGAATTGCCGGAACACCGTGCTGCACGCATCCTTCTCTTTGTCCATGGAACATTCAGCAACACGACAGGTGGATTTGGTGCTTTGGGGGCAACGCCCTGGGGACGCAGTTTTTTGCAGGCTACCCGTGCCAATTACGACACCGTTATAGGTTTTGACCACCAGACCCTATGTGTCGATCCTCTCGCAAACGCAACCGCGCTACTACAGGGGCTCGAATCAAGAACCTGGCTGCAACCTGCGAAAATCGACGTAGTCTGCCACAGTCGAGGTGGCATTACGGTTCGCAGCCTAATTGAATATCTCTTACCGGCTGCAACCATACCGATACAGATTGAGCGGGTGGTGTTCGTTGGTGCCGTTAATGGGGGAACTGAACTGGCGGAGCCAGACAACTGGAAATCACTGATCAATTTATACACAAATCTGGCCGTGGGTGCATGCCGGGCAATTGCAATGTTTCCTCAGGCCACGTTTGCTGCACAACTGATGGGAGGGGTGCTGAAGAGTGTCGGTTCGCTTGCAAAAATCCTGGTCGATGAAGCTATTACGGAAAAGGCTGTTCCTGGGTTGGCCGCAATGGAACCAGATGGGGATTTCATTCATCAGTTAAATCAGAGCCAGCCTGGCCAGCCAACCGCAATAGAGAGCAGGTATTACGCTGTCACCTCCGACTTTGATGCCAAAAGCGCGCTGGAAAATCTCAAGGAGCTGCCGCGACAGTTGCTCCTCGCACTTGCCGATGGTGTTGTCGATCAGCTGATGGGAACATCAAATGACCTGGTGGTCAATCTCAGTTCGATGAAACATATTGATGCTCAGTCTGGCCGTTACATCAAAGATTCACTGGATTTTGGGCAAAACGGCATCGTCTTCCATACCAACTACTTTTTGCAGCCGCAGGTTACGAACGCGTTGGCACGCTGGTTTGACCTGGAATTTCCGCAAGTTGCGAGCCCGGCCAGAATCAGGGGTGTCAAGGCGGGAGGTGTCGCAATACCTGAAAAGACCCTTGCCCGTCTGGATCACGATGTATTGGTGGCCCTAGCAGAAGACTCAGGTATGGATACCCTCGAACGGATCCAGAGTAATATTCCAAGCTATGTTGTAATTGAGCGGCAGTGGGATGAGCAAATACTTCATTACGCTTTTGCAGCGGAGGAAGTGATCGAACTGGCCTCCCAGCAGCCGGAGGCGATTCTGATGGATTCGCTAGGGTTGCATGAAACAGAGGCTTCGGCAGAGGGCCCTGTTGATGCTTTGCCTCCATCTCATGAAGGCGCCCAACGTTCCTGCAGCAAGCGAGTAATCGGGTTGGAAGACGGCAGGGTGATCGGTGTCGCGGAATCAGAGGTCTTGGCAACGTCGGTTGATGATCTGGTTCTACTGGCTGACCAAGTCAGCTCTCCGATCGATGACAAAGGCCTGGTTGTAGCCCGGCGGGTCATGCCAAGGTTTGTTCACAGCAAGCCGCCTCTCTTTAGAAATTTGATTGACTCGGTCTCCCTACCAGTTGACTTTGCATTTGATCGTTCAGATGGCGTATCTGTGAGAAGAACAAGGGGCCATTCGAGTGGACATGCGGGAGCTATCATCTCCGAGCCGACACCAGTTTTACCTCCTGCAGTGACCTGCCACGCCTTGGCGGAAATGGATGATGAGGTAGTGATTGGGGAGGTTACATCTTTAGATGTCACCCTGTCGCGGGAAATTATCGGGGCAACGAAAGCAGTGGCGGCACAGGGAGAGATTTCCGTAAAGACTGATCGCAAATTGACGGTTGAGCTGATTCCAAAGAAAAATTTCATGGCAGCCGGGGAAACTCGCGTTGAAATTGACGTCCCTGAGGACATGCAGCCGGAACAGTTGATTTTTGATGTCAAGGCTACCGACGCAGGGGAGGGAGAAATACTCGTGAGGGTCAGGCAGGGTGTAAGGCCCCTGGTAAATCTTTCTCTCAAGACCACTATTATCGCGGCTCGGACACGTCCGCCTGTCCGTCGACCGCAGGAGGCAACGGTAATCGAGGAGGAGCCGGGGCCGCAGCCAGAGCATGAATTGAGCATTTTCGAGCTCGAACGCGGGGGAAAATGGCTCTACCAGTTCATTCTCAGGGCTCCCGACCTCGGGGTACTCGGGAGCTGGGAATCGAAACCATTCAAAGGTGATCGCAGCGACTTTATTGCCGAAATATATGAAGATATAGAACAGCGCTATCTGAGCAATAAAGAGGATTACGAACAGTTTCAACAGGAGCTTCGGGAGGTGGGGGCGGGGCTATGGGACGAGCTGTTTCCCGAGGAATTGCAGGACACCTTATGGGAATATCGTGATCAGATTGACAATATAATGGTACTGGCCGAGGAACCTTTTATCCCCTGGGAGCTTGTGCATTTTAAACCGCCCAAAAGCGGTCTTCCGCCCGAAACACGTTTTTTGGGAGAATTCGGTTTGATTCGCTGGCTGCATAATGTCGGTTGGCCGCCCGTTCAGCTTCGAGCCCGGGAGGGCCGCTGTCATTATGTTATTCCATATTATCCCCATCCTGAATACCAGCTTGATGAAGCCGAGAAGGAGGTGGATTTTCTTGAAAGTTCTTTCAAGGCCACTCTGGTTGAACCCCATATCGCGCCGGTGCGGAAATTTCTGGAGTCAAAAGATGGGTTCGACCTGCTCCATTTCGCCTGCCATGGCTTCGCATCTTCAGTGGATATCAACCGTGCTGAACTCCTCCTGCAGGGTCGCATCGAAGGTGCCAACTATGTGACGGAGAAGTTGCGGGTTTCTGTCATAGAACAACTCTCAGGAATCGTTGCCGACAATGGCTGCCGGCCGATAGTGACATTGAATGCCTGCCAGGCTGGTCGCGCTGGCTACAAGATGACCAGCATTGGCGGTTTCTCCAGGGCTTTTCTCAAGCAGGGAGCCGGAATGTTAGTTGCGACTCTCTGGTCCGTAGGTGATTTGCCGGCAAGCAAGTTCACGGAGATGCTGTATAAGAGATTGCTCAAGAACGACAACCTCGGCAAAGCGGCGACTGCCGCCCGCCTGGCAGCGAAACAGGAAGGAGAGGCGACCTGGCTTGCGTACACTGTCTACGGGAATCCATATGCAACTCTGTCGACAGATTAA
- a CDS encoding CHAT domain-containing protein: protein MSNSKTSFCDYPLGDGPLEKIYEAAATGEIRLDRALEIAASQEVTSHLTSVYAHAFGFHAARNALRGRWREGLMQHRILLAAARAVTGPEARMARIRAEKEGIVTVACVLFHMALGRAYVDAMNGGDWLLETIDPVREKTLLAETFHDLGVLNLDPFTAHRTFENREIEHHRWLARTAQEIGPDSIEGLPNIEEALVLAQDFLENAVQLAEGNQLSDSMKALYQAKSWLEGLQQGDFDASLLADALNTLDPMQDPARWLALAVSGLRQNFEIDSKKAEEIFSIPLSAWIAKFGKSKAFEIVIPLLDFQRFYDPQAALKTAEEGYELMVEEPVEVHRSKFYNQVFSLFVMVAKRAGVNTNERIHSVERVLNMDESIEVRAMCLIGLASDSMRSDDELSGLAMFDRSLELAPGLHQRFLKVMLYLKAHLWLGIGSNSMKAMPAKLACAAAAYGNALAFMLEAGLSEHAFDLLKRLEDIAAVHDSESSEAILSALVTKSLQAELAMGYPGQAVLRSICHHLTLVFFERDNALLTLVWQIAKGRRSAAILTSPSAVVTGDTPESRKILAKVDEARKALHADQKYQGQFTSGDASFELWLSSYIRGDYYDGDQSWERFANLKMTFDGKIFDSMASHMPPTCSTPVALPQIQQRLDSRSALLIVYLGKSSDGRDAVYCLAVTREEAIAHVHVHEDLQDETSWFDGERTAVRAQLGCKVGELRSALLEDPGDNDVGLCAGAILQQGLSSFYAVTEKTLGSLLLKGKNHLIVAPHDALHFLPFHLFSVGGAPIIDSFAVTYLPNLALISTARRSHIGSANPEISASVGIGFVGEAGGWQAIPEAVAEARAVAEVLNTVPLLDAQCTKTKVIDTLQSSRYTHIATHGAMDVDAPAFQMLVLHPVEDEENGRLYAYEILQTDLRSLEIVSLGACETALGRIDRADNLRGMITSLFSAGVAAVVGTLWPVESRASEVFFTTFYTQLSNGYNRCDAFYGAQVVTRKVFPQYRDWGSFYLAGEWW, encoded by the coding sequence ATGTCGAATTCCAAAACCAGTTTTTGTGATTATCCACTCGGTGACGGCCCTCTGGAGAAAATCTATGAGGCTGCTGCAACAGGTGAGATTCGTCTGGACAGGGCGTTGGAAATTGCCGCTTCCCAAGAGGTCACAAGTCATTTAACATCCGTATACGCGCATGCCTTCGGTTTTCATGCCGCCCGAAATGCGCTCAGGGGCCGATGGCGCGAAGGATTGATGCAGCACCGGATCCTGCTGGCCGCAGCCCGGGCCGTCACCGGACCTGAAGCCCGGATGGCTCGTATTCGGGCGGAAAAGGAAGGCATTGTGACCGTTGCTTGTGTTCTCTTCCATATGGCGTTAGGCCGTGCCTATGTCGACGCTATGAACGGAGGTGACTGGTTGTTGGAAACAATCGACCCCGTCAGGGAGAAAACCCTCCTGGCTGAGACGTTTCATGACCTGGGTGTTCTCAATCTGGACCCGTTCACAGCGCATCGTACTTTTGAAAATCGTGAAATAGAGCACCATAGGTGGCTTGCCCGTACTGCTCAGGAAATCGGTCCCGACTCAATTGAAGGGCTTCCGAATATTGAGGAGGCCCTTGTCCTTGCCCAGGATTTCTTGGAGAATGCGGTACAGCTGGCTGAAGGGAATCAGCTGAGTGACAGCATGAAGGCTCTTTACCAGGCAAAGAGCTGGTTAGAAGGCTTGCAACAGGGTGATTTTGACGCATCGCTTCTGGCAGATGCCCTTAATACTCTCGATCCCATGCAGGACCCTGCCCGCTGGCTTGCCCTTGCCGTTTCTGGTTTGAGACAGAATTTTGAGATTGATTCGAAAAAGGCAGAGGAGATCTTTTCCATACCATTATCTGCCTGGATTGCAAAGTTCGGGAAAAGTAAAGCCTTTGAAATTGTCATTCCACTCCTCGATTTCCAGCGATTTTACGATCCGCAAGCAGCATTGAAAACAGCCGAAGAGGGCTATGAGCTCATGGTGGAAGAACCGGTGGAAGTACACAGAAGCAAATTCTACAATCAAGTTTTCAGTTTGTTTGTGATGGTTGCTAAACGTGCAGGAGTGAATACGAATGAGCGAATACACTCAGTAGAGCGTGTGCTGAATATGGACGAGAGCATTGAAGTCCGTGCCATGTGTCTCATTGGTTTGGCTTCGGATTCCATGAGATCCGACGATGAACTTTCCGGTCTTGCAATGTTTGATCGCAGTCTGGAGCTTGCCCCGGGTCTGCATCAGCGTTTTCTGAAAGTAATGTTGTATCTCAAGGCGCACCTGTGGCTGGGTATCGGCAGCAACTCCATGAAGGCGATGCCGGCAAAGTTGGCTTGCGCTGCCGCGGCTTATGGAAATGCACTTGCATTCATGCTTGAAGCAGGGCTTTCGGAACATGCTTTTGACCTGCTGAAACGGTTGGAAGATATAGCTGCTGTCCATGATTCAGAAAGTTCAGAAGCCATACTCAGTGCTCTGGTCACCAAGTCCTTACAGGCGGAGCTGGCAATGGGATATCCAGGCCAGGCGGTGTTAAGGTCGATCTGTCATCATCTTACGCTGGTCTTCTTTGAAAGAGATAACGCTCTTCTCACGCTGGTCTGGCAGATTGCCAAAGGTAGGCGCTCCGCGGCGATTCTGACATCACCTTCCGCTGTGGTTACAGGCGATACACCGGAATCCAGAAAAATCCTCGCAAAGGTTGATGAAGCTCGAAAAGCACTCCATGCCGATCAGAAATACCAGGGACAATTCACCAGTGGTGATGCCTCCTTTGAGTTGTGGTTGTCGAGTTACATAAGGGGCGATTATTACGACGGGGATCAGTCGTGGGAGAGATTTGCAAATCTGAAAATGACCTTTGATGGAAAAATCTTTGATAGTATGGCTTCCCACATGCCTCCGACCTGCTCCACCCCGGTTGCACTCCCTCAAATTCAACAGCGACTTGACTCGAGATCGGCACTGCTGATCGTCTACCTGGGTAAGTCTTCCGACGGCCGGGATGCAGTTTACTGCCTCGCTGTTACCCGCGAGGAAGCGATAGCTCATGTTCATGTCCACGAGGATTTGCAGGACGAGACATCCTGGTTCGACGGAGAACGAACCGCCGTTCGCGCCCAGCTTGGTTGCAAGGTCGGCGAACTGCGCAGTGCTCTGCTGGAAGATCCGGGAGATAACGATGTGGGGCTTTGCGCGGGGGCTATTTTGCAGCAGGGCCTCAGCTCATTCTATGCAGTAACGGAAAAGACGCTTGGGTCGTTATTATTAAAAGGAAAAAATCACCTTATTGTCGCACCGCATGACGCCCTTCATTTTCTGCCATTTCATTTGTTCAGCGTGGGAGGTGCCCCTATTATTGACAGTTTCGCTGTCACTTACCTGCCAAATCTTGCCTTAATTTCCACTGCAAGACGATCTCACATTGGATCGGCGAATCCTGAGATCTCTGCATCTGTCGGGATTGGCTTTGTCGGTGAAGCAGGAGGCTGGCAGGCTATTCCGGAGGCTGTCGCAGAAGCTCGTGCAGTTGCCGAGGTGCTGAATACTGTTCCACTGCTTGATGCTCAATGCACCAAGACCAAGGTCATCGATACTTTGCAGAGTAGCAGATACACGCACATTGCCACTCATGGTGCGATGGATGTTGATGCCCCGGCATTTCAAATGCTGGTCCTCCATCCTGTGGAGGATGAGGAAAACGGCCGCCTGTATGCCTATGAAATACTACAAACGGATCTTCGCAGTCTGGAGATCGTCTCTCTCGGTGCGTGCGAAACTGCGCTTGGGCGTATTGACCGTGCAGACAATTTGCGTGGCATGATAACTTCACTGTTCAGTGCAGGTGTTGCTGCTGTCGTCGGCACCTTGTGGCCTGTTGAATCAAGAGCATCAGAAGTTTTTTTCACTACGTTTTATACGCAGCTTTCCAACGGCTATAACCGTTGCGACGCCTTCTACGGGGCGCAGGTGGTCACTCGTAAAGTCTTTCCTCAATATCGCGACTGGGGCTCATTTTATTTAGCTGGTGAATGGTGGTGA
- a CDS encoding transposase, whose translation MAKLSICGWKVLSAYLKSAVPYDGAVPGASIAVQTYGDFQNFNPHLHAIVSDGCFIDDDSFRMAPAFMLKNLEEAFQYEVLKMLKKEGKINDAVIENMLSWHHTGFHVYIGDRIYPENKAGLGNLANYIIRACFSQERMIYIPAEKSTDGIAKVIYTSKDRKSRKIFNALDWLAQLVTHIPNRYEQTVRYYGFYSNKSRGLRKKVDADDNIPAIVPNAISSKEFRQNWARLLQKVYEFDPLICPKCQGPMRIISFVEEIEIIEIILRHLGLWDIRNHDPPQPDPVYSSELIYDDSDSQVPAFDY comes from the coding sequence TTGGCAAAACTCAGCATCTGTGGATGGAAGGTGCTCAGTGCCTATCTAAAATCAGCTGTTCCATATGATGGTGCTGTTCCCGGAGCCAGCATTGCTGTGCAAACTTACGGTGATTTTCAAAATTTCAATCCACATCTCCACGCCATAGTTTCTGACGGCTGTTTTATAGACGACGACAGTTTCCGAATGGCACCAGCATTCATGCTTAAAAACCTGGAAGAGGCCTTTCAGTATGAAGTATTGAAAATGCTCAAAAAAGAGGGAAAAATAAATGATGCTGTTATCGAAAACATGCTTTCCTGGCATCATACTGGTTTCCATGTATATATTGGTGACCGGATTTATCCAGAGAATAAAGCTGGTCTTGGTAATCTGGCTAATTACATTATCCGAGCCTGTTTCTCCCAGGAAAGAATGATCTATATTCCAGCAGAAAAATCAACAGACGGTATTGCCAAAGTGATTTATACCTCTAAGGACAGAAAGTCCCGGAAAATTTTCAATGCTCTGGACTGGTTGGCTCAACTGGTGACTCACATTCCCAATAGATACGAACAAACGGTTCGCTACTACGGTTTCTATTCAAACAAATCAAGAGGTTTAAGAAAAAAGGTTGATGCTGATGATAATATCCCGGCTATTGTGCCCAATGCGATCTCTTCCAAAGAATTTCGGCAAAATTGGGCTCGGTTACTTCAGAAAGTGTATGAATTTGATCCTTTAATTTGCCCAAAATGTCAGGGGCCTATGAGAATCATCAGCTTTGTTGAAGAAATCGAAATTATAGAAATAATTTTACGACACCTTGGGCTTTGGGATATACGCAATCATGACCCACCACAGCCTGATCCGGTTTATAGCTCTGAATTGATTTACGATGATTCAGACTCCCAGGTTCCAGCCTTTGACTATTAG